One Candidatus Brocadiaceae bacterium genomic window carries:
- a CDS encoding FAD-dependent oxidoreductase produces MQRRILVLGGGFAGLAAAERLSRTLRRHGAGWTIRLMDRRARAVFSPLLPDLVGGRVRERALAHPLAEHCRRLGVEYRRTTVRGVDPGGCRVHTEEGTVRGDALVLALGCETNYFGDTEARVRVPGLKDLRDGRDVRARTLALLRAETSARRALIVVGGGYTGFELAGQLAVLATRTLGCGYADLGRRCPIVLVERSAEVLRACAPEIRGWALDLIGGLGVDVRTRTWVESWGVGAAVRLSDGTVFDEAAAVWCAGVAPGPAVAGWDGERTAGGRLAVDRYLRLSGAERVFAAGDVAGAFLPGGRAPLRMSVPFAIAGGRCAAENAVRSLTDRDLLAFAPSDPGYVVPLAPGRAAGEVLGRPVCGRLPGVLHYFMCALRSWDGRMRQALIRDLMRTIPRRATANGGEGSP; encoded by the coding sequence ATGCAGCGACGCATACTGGTGCTCGGAGGCGGCTTCGCCGGGCTGGCGGCGGCCGAGAGGCTGTCGCGCACGCTGCGGCGCCACGGGGCGGGGTGGACGATCCGGCTCATGGACCGCCGTGCCCGGGCCGTCTTCTCGCCCCTGCTGCCCGATCTGGTCGGCGGGCGCGTGCGCGAACGCGCGCTCGCCCATCCCCTGGCCGAGCACTGCCGCCGACTCGGCGTCGAATACCGCCGCACAACCGTCCGGGGCGTCGATCCGGGCGGCTGCCGGGTCCATACCGAGGAGGGCACCGTCCGCGGGGACGCCCTGGTCCTCGCGCTCGGATGCGAGACGAACTACTTCGGCGATACGGAGGCCCGCGTGCGGGTTCCCGGGCTGAAGGACCTGCGCGACGGCCGCGATGTGCGCGCCAGGACGCTCGCGCTGCTGCGGGCGGAGACGTCGGCACGCAGGGCGTTGATCGTGGTCGGAGGAGGCTACACGGGTTTCGAGCTGGCCGGGCAGCTCGCGGTGCTGGCCACGCGGACGCTCGGATGCGGATACGCGGATCTGGGCCGCCGCTGCCCGATCGTGCTCGTCGAGAGGTCTGCCGAGGTGCTGCGAGCCTGCGCCCCCGAGATTCGAGGATGGGCATTGGACCTGATTGGCGGCCTCGGCGTCGACGTGCGCACGCGGACGTGGGTCGAGTCCTGGGGCGTGGGCGCCGCCGTGCGCCTCTCGGACGGCACGGTGTTCGACGAGGCCGCCGCCGTCTGGTGCGCCGGCGTGGCGCCCGGGCCGGCGGTGGCCGGGTGGGACGGCGAGCGGACGGCCGGAGGCCGCCTGGCCGTCGACAGGTACCTGCGACTGTCGGGTGCGGAGCGCGTCTTCGCAGCCGGCGACGTGGCCGGGGCCTTCCTCCCCGGCGGCCGGGCCCCTCTGCGCATGTCGGTGCCGTTCGCGATTGCCGGCGGGCGCTGCGCCGCCGAGAACGCGGTCCGGAGTCTGACCGACCGCGACCTGCTTGCCTTTGCGCCGTCCGATCCCGGTTACGTCGTCCCGCTCGCCCCCGGCCGTGCGGCGGGGGAGGTCCTCGGCCGCCCCGTGTGCGGTCGGCTGCCCGGCGTGCTGCACTACTTCATGTGCGCACTGCGCTCGTGGGACGGGCGCATGCGCCAGGCACTGATCCGCGACCTGATGCGCACAATCCCAAGGCGGGCGACGGCGAACGGAGGCGAAGGGAGTCCTTGA
- the lon gene encoding endopeptidase La, whose amino-acid sequence MDEEQERDQTGGKHAEGLPEEGVPEPGAPDESTEREALATSLPVLPLPDNVAFPGMVVPFHLHNEARVRMLEQVILGNKLFLAVAARHKPDADAEIGPSDLYQFGTACIVLQMIRMPDGSMRFLAQGLSRSRILHYARTAPQLEAEVEHLPDRLTEDLESTALFRNLREQFMNLVNMLPDAGDAVKVLLANMDEPGPLCDLVASRLNLDVAEKQQVLETLDVKDRLHAVTRLLAREMEVVEVAQRIQSEARSEIDKSQREYYLRQQLKTIQQELGEDDPQVAEVEDLRRQIDEKALPEEARKEAERELERLARINPASPEYSVARTYLDWIVALPWNESTADNLDLEDARRILDEDHFGLDDIKERVLEFLAVRKLRGDMRGSILCFVGPPGTGKTSIGKSIARALGRKYIRVALGGTRDEAEIRGHRRTYIGSLPGRIISALRKAGSNNPVFMLDEVDKLGMDFRGDPASALLEVLDPEQNNSYTDHYLEVPFDLSKVLFICTANFLDPVPPALKDRMEVLEFPGYTEEEKLQIALRYLLPHQLDENGLNPEQLTLTDDAVERLISEYTREAGVRNLERQIASVCRKVGKAIALEGLQARTVDRDGVGELLGPPRFMRETAQRLDEPGVAAGLAWTPTGGDIIFIESTMTPGDGKLTLTGMLGNVMKESAQAALTYVRAHADEFGVDPGLFAKHDFHIHVPAGAIPKDGPSAGVTMAVALTSLCSRRKVRHNVAMTGEITLRGKVLPVGGIKEKLLAARRAGIDTVLVPQQNEKDLADLPAYARDTLRIHTVERVQDILPLSLETDLVPSPEAAGS is encoded by the coding sequence ATGGACGAAGAGCAGGAGCGGGATCAGACGGGCGGGAAGCATGCCGAGGGCCTTCCGGAGGAGGGCGTGCCCGAGCCCGGGGCCCCGGACGAATCGACGGAGCGCGAGGCGCTGGCCACCTCGCTGCCCGTGCTGCCGCTGCCGGACAACGTCGCGTTTCCGGGCATGGTCGTGCCCTTCCACCTGCACAACGAAGCGCGCGTCCGCATGCTCGAGCAGGTGATCCTGGGCAACAAGCTGTTCCTGGCCGTGGCTGCCCGCCACAAGCCCGACGCGGACGCAGAGATCGGTCCGTCGGACCTGTACCAGTTCGGGACGGCCTGCATCGTCCTGCAGATGATCCGCATGCCCGACGGCTCGATGCGCTTCCTGGCCCAGGGGTTGAGCCGGTCGCGGATCCTGCACTATGCCCGGACCGCCCCGCAACTGGAGGCCGAGGTCGAACACCTTCCCGACCGCCTCACCGAAGACCTGGAGTCCACCGCGCTGTTCCGGAACCTCCGCGAGCAGTTCATGAACCTCGTCAACATGCTTCCGGACGCCGGGGACGCGGTCAAGGTCCTTCTGGCCAACATGGACGAGCCCGGGCCGCTCTGCGATCTGGTGGCCTCGCGCCTGAACCTGGACGTGGCCGAGAAGCAGCAGGTTCTGGAAACCCTCGACGTCAAGGACCGGCTGCATGCCGTCACCCGGCTGCTCGCCCGGGAGATGGAGGTCGTCGAGGTCGCCCAGCGCATCCAGAGCGAGGCGCGCAGCGAGATCGACAAGAGCCAGCGAGAATACTACCTGCGCCAGCAGTTGAAGACAATCCAGCAGGAACTGGGAGAGGACGACCCCCAGGTGGCCGAGGTCGAGGACCTGCGCCGGCAGATCGACGAAAAGGCCCTGCCCGAGGAGGCCCGCAAGGAAGCCGAGCGCGAGCTGGAACGCCTGGCCCGCATCAACCCGGCCAGCCCGGAGTACTCCGTGGCGCGCACCTACCTGGACTGGATCGTGGCGCTGCCGTGGAACGAGAGCACCGCCGACAACCTGGACCTGGAGGACGCGCGGCGGATCCTGGACGAGGATCACTTCGGGCTGGACGACATCAAGGAGCGCGTGCTGGAGTTCCTGGCCGTGCGCAAGCTGCGGGGCGACATGCGCGGGTCCATCCTCTGCTTCGTCGGGCCGCCGGGCACGGGGAAGACGTCCATCGGCAAGTCCATCGCCCGGGCGCTCGGGAGGAAGTACATCCGCGTCGCCCTGGGCGGCACGCGTGACGAGGCCGAGATCCGCGGCCACCGCCGCACCTACATCGGGTCCCTGCCCGGCCGGATCATCAGCGCCCTGCGAAAGGCCGGCAGCAACAACCCCGTGTTCATGCTCGACGAGGTGGACAAGCTGGGGATGGACTTCCGCGGCGACCCCGCCAGCGCGCTGCTCGAGGTCCTGGACCCCGAACAGAACAACTCCTACACGGACCATTACCTCGAGGTCCCGTTCGACCTCTCCAAGGTCCTCTTCATCTGCACGGCCAACTTCCTGGACCCCGTCCCGCCGGCCCTGAAGGACCGCATGGAGGTGCTCGAGTTCCCCGGCTACACCGAGGAGGAGAAGCTCCAGATCGCACTGCGCTACCTGCTGCCGCACCAGCTCGATGAGAACGGCCTGAACCCCGAGCAGTTGACGCTCACAGACGACGCCGTCGAACGCCTCATCAGCGAATACACCCGCGAGGCCGGCGTGCGGAACCTGGAGCGCCAGATCGCCTCCGTCTGCCGAAAGGTCGGCAAGGCGATCGCCCTGGAAGGGCTGCAGGCCCGCACGGTGGACCGCGACGGTGTCGGCGAACTCCTCGGCCCCCCTCGCTTCATGCGCGAGACCGCTCAGCGCCTGGATGAGCCCGGCGTGGCGGCCGGACTGGCCTGGACGCCCACCGGCGGCGACATCATCTTCATCGAGAGCACCATGACCCCGGGCGACGGCAAGCTGACGCTGACCGGCATGTTGGGCAACGTCATGAAGGAGAGCGCGCAGGCTGCGCTTACCTACGTGCGCGCGCACGCGGACGAGTTCGGTGTGGACCCCGGGCTGTTCGCAAAGCACGACTTCCACATCCACGTGCCGGCCGGCGCAATCCCGAAGGACGGGCCGTCCGCCGGCGTCACGATGGCCGTGGCGCTGACCTCGCTCTGCTCCCGCCGCAAGGTGCGGCACAACGTCGCCATGACGGGCGAGATCACCCTGCGCGGCAAGGTCCTGCCCGTCGGCGGGATCAAGGAGAAGCTGCTGGCCGCGCGCCGGGCCGGCATTGACACCGTGCTGGTGCCCCAGCAGAACGAGAAGGACCTGGCCGACCTGCCGGCCTACGCGCGCGACACGCTCCGGATCCACACCGTCGAACGCGTGCAGGACATCCTGCCGCTCTCGCTCGAAACGGACCTGGTGCCGAGCCCGGAGGCCGCCGGTTCCTGA
- a CDS encoding Hsp20/alpha crystallin family protein translates to MQTKSGGAVRAGSRDDRNVPRLLHDLESIVRSMRSPHADVWHPPTDVYETERDVVIKMCLPGIRASQVAVHFNGEAVTICGVRRPADLRNVRAYHQMEIRNGYFERRVVVQRAYDPHAARWRYEDGFLSVMLPKVGQPVVHILSVKIRL, encoded by the coding sequence ATGCAGACGAAGTCAGGCGGTGCCGTGAGGGCCGGATCCCGCGACGACCGGAATGTCCCGCGACTGCTGCATGACCTGGAGAGCATCGTCCGGAGCATGCGGAGTCCGCACGCCGACGTCTGGCATCCGCCGACGGACGTGTACGAGACCGAGCGGGACGTCGTGATCAAGATGTGCCTGCCGGGCATCCGCGCCAGCCAGGTCGCCGTTCATTTCAACGGCGAGGCGGTCACCATCTGCGGCGTGCGCCGGCCGGCCGACCTGAGGAACGTGCGGGCCTATCACCAGATGGAGATCCGCAACGGCTACTTCGAGCGGCGGGTCGTCGTGCAGAGGGCCTATGACCCGCACGCGGCACGATGGCGCTATGAGGACGGGTTCCTCTCGGTGATGCTGCCCAAGGTGGGGCAGCCGGTCGTGCACATCCTGTCCGTGAAGATCCGGCTGTAG